From a single Lolium rigidum isolate FL_2022 chromosome 7, APGP_CSIRO_Lrig_0.1, whole genome shotgun sequence genomic region:
- the LOC124678297 gene encoding mitochondrial inner membrane protease ATP23-like, producing MASTAGDGGSVPPQTAKVEVASAPEPPPRGPDVMPHEECLSGIRAALNHPTVRFLRERMDQAGCPVWPLLIRAATCAESSGGYASKHGIKVCCNQMRFQDQINQVLIHELIHAYDDCVVKNVDWKNCGQHACSEIRANHLSGDCHYKRELLKGFMKIRGHEPECVKRRSLASVKQNPFCSEAAAKDAIEAVWDICYNDTRPFDRAP from the exons ATGGCGTCGACGGCGGGTGACGGCGGCAGCGTCCCGCCGCAGACCGCCAAGGTGGAGGTGGCTTCCGCCCCCGAGCCGCCACCGCGAGGCCCCGATGTCATGCCGCACGAGGAGTGCCTCTCCGGCATCCGCGCGGCTCTCAATC ATCCGACTGTGCGGTTCCTCAGGGAGCGGATGGACCAAGCCGGGTGCCCCGTGTGGCCGCTGCTGATCCGGGCGGCGACCTGCGCCGAATCCTCCGGGGGCTACGCCAGCAAGCACGGG ATAAAAGTTTGCTGTAATCAGATGCGATTTCAAGATCAGATAAATCAGGTCTTAATTCATGAATTAATACATGCTTACGATGACTGCGTCGTCAAGAACGTAGACTGGAAGAACTGCGGTCAGCATGCTTGCTCTGAG ATTCGAGCTAATCATCTTAGTGGCGATTGCCATTACAAACGTGAACTGTTGAAAGGCTTCATGAAGATAAGAGGGCATGAGCCA GAATGTGTCAAAAGACGATCTCTGGCTTCTGTGAAGCAAAATCCTTTCTGCTCGGAAGCAGCCGCAAAAGATGCAATTGAGGCTGTGTGGGATATATGCTATAATGACACACGGCCTTTTGATAGGGCTCCATGA
- the LOC124671809 gene encoding uncharacterized protein LOC124671809, whose product MRLLFGILRLVALVFMVVVSSSLDQAVVVRVGAIRLHDRRAHGEQWAEERMQLRAYLTMDYNDKKLNKRHIPKHN is encoded by the exons ATGAGGTTACTCTTCGGCATTCTGAGGCTTGTTGCTCTGGTGTTCATGGTGGTGGTCAGTTCATCGCTTGATCAGGCAGTAGTAGTACGAGTTG GTGCTATTCGGCTGCACGACAGAAGGGCGCACGGGGAGCAGTGGGCGGAGGAGAGGATGCAGCTGAGGGCGTACCTGACCATGGACTACAACGACAAAAAACTCAATAAGCGGCACATCCCCAAGCACAACTGA